A genomic region of Lysinibacillus sp. 2017 contains the following coding sequences:
- a CDS encoding HTH-type transcriptional regulator Hpr: MVLTEDLYSQREAMLFSQRVAQLSKALWKAIEKDWQTWIKPFDLNINEHHILWISYHLKGASISDVAKFGVMHVSTAFNFSKKLEERGLLTFSKRDEDKRNTYVELTNAGSDLILRMYEHYHDTEHTILQGSLPLKELYGRFPEFLDVMAVIRNIYGDDFIEIFERSFQNFKETIDEAGKPSSTPTP; the protein is encoded by the coding sequence ATTGTTTTGACAGAAGATTTATACTCACAAAGAGAGGCTATGTTATTTAGCCAACGTGTTGCACAACTATCCAAAGCACTTTGGAAAGCTATTGAAAAAGATTGGCAAACTTGGATTAAGCCGTTTGATTTAAACATTAATGAACACCACATTTTATGGATTTCGTATCATTTAAAGGGCGCCTCGATTTCTGATGTAGCTAAATTTGGTGTCATGCATGTATCAACAGCCTTCAATTTTTCAAAAAAGTTAGAAGAGCGTGGATTACTAACTTTCTCAAAACGTGATGAGGACAAGCGTAATACATATGTAGAGCTTACAAATGCAGGCTCTGATTTAATCTTACGCATGTACGAACACTATCATGATACTGAACATACAATTTTACAGGGCTCATTACCATTAAAAGAATTATATGGTCGCTTCCCTGAATTTTTAGATGTGATGGCTGTTATTCGAAATATTTATGGTGATGATTTCATCGAAATTTTTGAACGTTCATTCCAAAACTTCAAAGAAACAATTGATGAAGCTGGTAAACCATCATCAACGCCAACACCATAA